The sequence GCGTCAACATTTATAAATGGGGATCTGCGTATTGATTATGCCGCCGGATGCGCATACCTCGGAAGTGAGGAACTGCATTTAACTCCTATTGAATATAAGCTGTTATGCCTTCTTTCAAGGAACATCGGAAAAGTATTGACACATACGTTTATTACGCAGAATATTTGGGGAAGCAGTTGGGAAAACGACGTTGCCTCACTTAGGGTATTTATGGCAACCTTGCGTAAAAAAATTGAAAAGGGTGAGAATTCGCCTCAGTATATTCAAACTCATATCGGCGTTGGTTACAGAATGGTAAAGGCGGAGTAATAGTTTACGAAAAGACTTTCTAAATGTTTTGGTAACCTGTCGTATGTTATGGAAATGGTAAGACACGGCAGGATGACTAAAGAAGAAGCTAAAGACCACCCAAAGAGGAATATTATTACAAAAGTAATTGGCACAAACGGCGATCGTTGAGTTTTAACTTTATAAAAATAGTAAACGGAATACTTTTGCGAACTGTTTAGAGCAGTAAATCATTTTCAAAAATATTAATTATGGTATAATTTAGTAAAATATAGTGACAAAATATCGTAATTAAAAACTTTGACCGTTTATTTTATATATAAGATTGTCGCGAATGTCGCTTAAACATATATTTTTAGGCGACATTCGCTATTTTATTATTAAAATTAATTGTTAAAGAATAATATTCTTTTTGGAAAGTATTGCTTCGGCAGCCGCACATGCAGGGCAGTCGCAGTACACCGCGCCGTTAGATTTTATTTGTTTTGCATGTATAACAATGTTTTCAGCTGTTTCGGTTCCAAAATATTTACTGCCTTCTTCGGAGCCGGCAAAACCGATTAAATTGTCAATCGGCATAATATCTGCTTCCAGTTCCTCTATGAATTTTCTTGTTTCAGCGGCTTCGTTGGCTGTTCCCAATGAATCAAGCCAAGATTGGGCGGCGTATTTAGCTTCTTTGCAGCATGTAGGCGAGTTTATTAATTCATGTGACTTTTCAACAATAAAATCCAATGCTCTTTTATCCATATTAATACCCTCTTTCTTATGTAATATATACATATTTTACCATAAAAAATAACTTATTACAAATTGAAATTAAATAATCAGTATTACGTATTTTATAGGTTTCAGCGCATGAAGAAAATATGTGTTTCTAAGGCTTATGACGTACATTTACGAAACCCGATTTGGAAAAATTTAAATATTGGCGGCAATAGAACATGATTGATAATTTTTTTGATATATGTTGATATGATTTTATTATTAATTGATAAAGACATTTAGGAAATAAAAAACAACTGAATTAGACTATTGCCGAATTATGTTTTTTCACAGGAAAACGATTTTACCGAAAGACAGACTTATATTTAAAATTATGGAAATAAACTGTGTTTTTAAGCATCCGGATTCTTAATAGATATTATTATCTGGTTAAATCTTAAAGCGGCATATGGGAAAACGGAATCCCCGACAAGTGAAATGATTTTAGGTTGATTTAAATGGGCGATATATTTATATAAGGTCTATGCCTAAAAATTTACAAAATATAAAGGCATGGGAAAAATAATTTGTTTCCCATGCCTTAAAATTACAGGCTGTAATTTCATATATATTGTATTACTACTCTTCAACGCCGGGAAGGCCGCTTAGCCCGGGAAGGCCTGCATTTTCTTCAGGGAGCGGGTCATGGCTGTCGTTGCCGTTTGAAGGCGGCGTATTTTCAGAGCTGCTGCCACTGCTGTTATTTGAATCGTTGCTTGAAGAGTTTCCGTTTTCCGAACTACTGTTTCCGTTATTGTTATGATTTCCGTTTCCGTCGGGAGGGAACAGCCAATCAGGAGCCTCCGTATCTGTTCCGTCCGTGTTTCCGGAGCCGTCTGGATTTTCCTCAGAGCCGGTGTGTTCAAGGTCGCATTTTGTGCTTAAATCAATTCCTCCTTCTTCGGGGTTGTTCATAACATTACCGTCAGAATCTACGGCCAACACAATAGTTTCGATGCTTTCTTCAGGGCAGTTATCGCCGGGCGGCTTTAAGCTGTCCTTACAAATTCTTACTTCTTGATGTACGGTGCATGCCGCGGCTGAATTTGCAAAATCAGAAGCGCAAATATCGGTTGTAACGGGGTTTCCAAAATAATCGTTGCTGCAAAGACTGTTCGGCGTACCGCCTGAAACGGAACACATATTCATGGTGACTATGCCGTTTGGCTGCACAAAACTTTTGTTTTCAAGCCCAGCGTGTATCTGTTCCATTACATCGCGCCATAGGAGTAAATGATAACTTTTATCATATTTCATTCTTGCTGGATTATCATATCCCATCCATATACCGGCGCAGTAGTAAGGGGTATACCCGGCAAACATGAGATCCTTGTCGTCATTTGTCGTACCTGTTTTGCCTGCTATAGGCATACGCACTTGTGAAAATCTTGCAAGGCCGCCTGTTCCGCCGCCTGAAACAACGTCCTCCATCATATCCGTGAGGAGATAGGCGGTTGTTTCTTTAATTACACGATGACTTTCGGGAGTAGTGTTGTCGATTATAACATTTCCGTCGTGGTCAAGCACTTTTGTGTAAAATATAGGCTTATTATACACGCCGCCGTTGGCGATTGCGCTGTAAGCCCCTGTAAGTTCCAGAACGGTAACGCCGTCCGTAACGCCGCCGAGACTTATTGCCGGAGATTTATCAGTATACAGCTGGCCGTTAATTTCGCGCCCTGGTTCAAGCGTTGTAAATCCAAAATTAACGAGGTAGTCATAAGCTGTATCAACTCCAACCATAACTATGGTTTTGGCGGCAAGTATATTAAGAGAATCTTTAATTCCTTCCCGAACGCTGCAAAGCCCGCGGTAACCTGAATACCAGTTTTTAGGCGACCAGCCGTTATAAGTGTATTCTTCGTCGCGTATGAGGGTGCCCGGCATAACAAGGCCGAGATCTATAGCGGGGGCGTATGCGGCAAGAACCTTAAAGCATGAGCCAGGCTGCCTTAAAGCCTGTGTTGCGCGGTTAAACACAAGGTCTCCTGTTTTTTCACGTCCTCCTACGATAGCTTTAACCTGACCGTTATGGTAATCCATAACGACCATTGCGGCTTGTAATGATTTAGACTGTAAAACATTATCGGCTACAAGTTCGTTGCTGTCGTTTAATATTTCGCTTTTTACGGATTCTACAAACGCGTCAATTTCTTCTTGGCTTGAAACGGTTGTTTCCCTTGAATAATGGCTCTGCTTTTCTGTGGCCTTATCCATAACGGATATATTGTAGGTTACGTTGTAGCTTGTTCCGGAAGGAATAAAAAGCTCGTCCTTTTTAAATGATTCCTCCATGATATTCTGCATATTTGTATTTATTGTCAGATATATTTGCAGACCGCCGCTGTAAATCATGTCATATGCCTGCTGCGTCGTTATTTTTTTAACTTCGGCAAGTTGGTCGGCAAGTTCAACTATAGCGCTGTCTACAAAATAATTGTGCAGTGCGTTTGTGTTTTCATTTGTCTTTTTTGAACCTACTAATTTAGAATAAATGTCTTCGGCCATTGCCTGATCGTATTCGCTTTGGGTTATATAGCCGAGTTCTTTCATTTTGTTAAGTACAAGCGTCTGACGTTCCTTATTTTGTTCCGGATTGGAAATAGGGCTGTATCTTGAAGGGTTTTTGGTTATGCCTGCAATGCTTGCACATTCGGCAAGTGTAAGTTCGCTTACGTCTTTTCCGAAATAAAATTCAGCTGCCGCCTGAACGCCGTTAAGGCCGTGGTTTAAAGCGATTGTGTTCAAATAGAGCTCAAGTATATAGTCTTTGGCCTTTTTTTTGCTGCCAAGAGCTTTTTCCAGGTCTTTTTCAAAATTTACGGCAAGATATTGTTCCTGCAACTTTCTTTTTAAACGTTTTTCCGAATCTAAAACTTCGTTTTTAATAAGCTGCTGCGTTATCGTACTTGCGCCCTGGGTAGCTTCCATATTCTTTATGTTGACAAAAAGCGCCCTGAACATACCTTTAATATCAATGCCGTTGTGTTCGTAAAACCTTTCGTCTTCAATTGAAATCACGGCTTCCTGAAGGTATAAAGGGATTGACGATAGTTTCACATAAACCCTGTTTTCTTTACCATGGAGCCTGTCTATTTCGTTTCCGTTTTCGTCATATATTATGGATGTGTAGCTTTCCGGGATTACATCGTCAGCGTTAAGTATAGGGGCTGTTTCGATGATGCCCATGTACGCGCCAAGGAAGGCTCCGCCTAGTGCAAACCCTCCTACAATGACAATAACAACTATAACTCGCATTATAAGGGTAAAAACCGTATTTTTCCTTTTTCTGCGTTTTTTGCGGCTGTTATTTGTCTTATGCTGATTGGCTTTTTGAGAATAATCCATTATATGCCTCCTTTCATCATTTAGCAATTATAGCAGAAAAAAAAGAGATGTTAAAGTATATTTATTAAATATTAGGTAATATTTGCATAAGGATTTATTAAAAAACTATTACAATGCAGAAAACGGCCTGCACAAACATAGTATGTTTAATGGGGGTGCGATATGGAAGCATATTTAAAAAAGCATTATGTAAGCAGCAGAAAAAAGCGTATTTTTTTATTTAAAACCGCTGCGGCGGTATTTGTTCTGATTAATATATTTTTGGCTGCCGAACGGAAGATTATGCCTGCCGTAATTGAAATAAGTATGGTTGAAGCGAAGCAAATTGCGGCGGGGGTGATTGACAGATGCGTAAGCGGGAGCATAGAGGGCAGAGAACTTAATACAGGCGATTTTTTCAGCGATAATGGGGAGTCGTTTTCGGCAAACACAGTGCTTATAAATGAATTATGTGCAGACGTAAGCGAAAGTATTAATAATGAAATGGCGGAAATGGAAAAAAGGAAAGTATATATACCTCTAGGCTCCGCCTTAGGCATTGACTATTTTGCCAATACAGGTCCCGAAATTGGTTTTTACATAAAACAGATGGGCAAAGCCGATGTAGATTATGAAACCGAATTTCTGACGGCAGGTATAAACCAAGTTAATTTCAGGGTTTATATTTCCGTAAAGCTTGATATTAAGACAGTTAACCCATTGGGAAGCGGCACTGTTGAAACAACAAGGAAAATTGTTTTAATAGATACGGTAAAGGCAGGAAAAGTTCCGAATAATTATATTAATATGGGCAAATAAAGTTGAAAAATGAAGTATATAATAGTAAAATAGTATGAATTAAACGAGCTTTCAATATGGGGGTAATTATATGGGAAAAATGAAAAATCTTGAAGATATTTTAAATGGATATAAAAAAATTTGCATTGCATATTCCGGGGGGACAGATTCCGATTTTCTCCTTAATGCCGCCGTGAAAGCGCTTGGGGATAATGTTATTGCAATTATAGCGAACGGGGCCCAACTTGCTTCAAAGGATTTTGACGATGCCGTTCGTCTTGCAAAAAAAGCGGGAGTGATGTATTATACAGTTGAAGCCGACGTGTTTAAAACAGAAGAGTTTAAACATAATAGGAAAGACCGCTGTTATCACTGCAAAAAAAATATAATGGGCGGCGTGCTGAAAAAAGCGGAAGAGCTCGGTTTCAGTGTTGTTGCCGACGGAAAAAATTTAGACGACGCAGGCGTTTACAGGCCCGGAGCGGCGGCGGCCGAAGAGCTTGGAATTGTCAGCCCGCTTTATCAGGCAGGATTCACAAAAAAAGATATACGCGAAGAGGCTTTTAGAATGGGGCTTGAAACCTGGGATAAAGCGTCAAACTCGTGCTTGGCAACGCGTTTCCCATACGACACTTTACTGACGGCGGAAAACTTTTCTATGGTTGAAAGGGCTGAAAAGCTTATTGATGACGCGGGCATTAAAAGCGGAAGGGTCAGGCTTCACGGCGACATTGCGAGGATTGAAATGCCGCGGGAGTATTTTGAGGCGTTTATGAAAGACGCCGTATTGATTAAGAAAATCAAGGATATAGGATTTAAATACATAACTTTGGACTTGGAAGGGTTCAGAAGCGGAAGCATGGATTGAAAGGGGCGGTTAATAAATTGGATGTAAGGACTGTGCTGAATAGTTTGAAAGAAGGGAAGATTTCCGTTGAAGAAGCTGAAAAGCATTTAAAATTTAAACCATTTGAAGATTTGGGATATGCCGTTATAGATCATCAGCGCGCTTTAAGAAACGGATGCCCTGAAGTTATTTATTGCGCGGGCAAAACTATTGAACAGATTAAAGGCATAGTTGAGAATATGCTCAGAGCCGGCACAAAAAATATACTCGGAACAAGGGCGACGGAGGAAATGTATTTGGGCGTGAAGGAAATTTGCCCTGATGCGGTTTACCACAAAGATGCAAGGATTATACTTATCGAACGCGAACCGGTTGAAAAGACCGGAGGGAAAATACTTGTAGCCACTGGAGGCACAAGCGACATACCGGTTGCGGAAGAAGCCGCGCTTACGGCAGAGTATCTCGGAAATAATGTTGAAAGGGTTTATGATGTGGGAGTTGCCGGCCTTCACAGACTTTTAGCAAAATTGGATAAAATAGCTGAAGCGGATGTTATAATTGCGGTTGCTGGAATGGAGGGCGCTTTGGCAAGCGTTATAGGAGGGCTTACCGATAAGCCTGTTATAGCGGTGCCGACGTCGGTCGGATACGGCGCAAATTTTAACGGCCTTTCTTCGCTTTTATGCATGCTTAACAGCTGTGCAAACGGCGTTGTTGTTGTGAATATCGATAATGGTTTCGGGGCGGGATATACGGCTAACAGCATTAATAAATTGGGGGCAAGAAAATAATGGGAAAAATTTTATATTTCGATTGTTTCGCTGGAATAAGCGGAGATATGACTTTAGGTGCGCTTCTTGATTTAGGAATTGATAAAGAAGCGTTTCTCGAGGAAATTAAAAAGATAAATGTTGACGGATTTAAAATTGAACTTGGCAGGGCTGAGAAAAACGGCATTGGGGCTGTTGACGTTGACGTAGTGATTGAAGGCGATGAAGGAGGGCATCACCACCACGATCACGGACATGCCCACGAGCATTGCCATGGCCACGAGCATGGACATAAACATTGCCACAGCCATGAGGACGGACACGAAGCGATTCATCATCATGAGGAATGGTGCGGGCATGAGCATAAGCATAATCATGACCACGATCACCATCATGGCCATGTACATAGAAATCTTTTTGACGTTAATAAAATTATAGATGAAAGCTCAATAAGCGATAAAGCAAAAGAGCTGGCAAAGAAAATATTTATGAGGGTTGCGGAGGCTGAAGCGAAGGTACACGGCAAAAGCCTTGAGGAAGTCCATTTCCATGAAGTCGGGGCGTTGGATTCTATTGTCGATATAATCGGAACGGCAATTTTAATTGATATGATTAATCCCGATGAAATATATGCGTCTGTTGTTAACGACGGATATGGATTTATAGAGTGCCAGCATGGACAGATTCCCGTGCCTGTTCCGGCAACGGCCGAGATTTTCTCTTCTTCAAATGTAGTAAGCAGACAGATTGATATTGATACCGAGCTTGTAACGCCTACAGGTGCGGCTATAATTGCCGAACTTGCAGAGTCATACGGTCCTGCTCCTGTAATGAACACATTAAAAACCGGATATGGGGCGGGGAAAAAGAATATTAAAATACCAAACGTTTTAAGAGTTATGCTTGGCGAAAGGCATGAAGGATAATGGATTTTAAAACAAGAGACGTTATAAACGTGCTTGAAACAAACATCGACGACTGTACGGGTGAAACGCTCGGATATGTAATGGACAGACTTTTTAAGGCAGGCGCGAGGGATGTTTTTTATACGCCTATATATATGAAGAAAAACCGTCCGGCGTATAAGCTTACCGTACTTTGTACGGACGATATGACGGAAGAAGCGGAAAATATTATTTTTTCCGAAACGACTTCTATCGGCCTCAGAAAAAGAAAAGAAGAAAGGGTATGTTTGAAAAGGGAAATCAAAGAAATAGAAACAAAATACGGGAAATTAAAAGTTAAATCTGTTTTAAGCCCTATAGGTGAAAAAATATATCCTGAATTTGAAAGCGCAAAAGAACTTGCGGAAAAAAACCATACAGCGTTAAACGAAATATATAAGGAAATAAAATAAATGGCCTGAAAAGGCCATTTTTATTTGAAAAAATCAGTTTCAGTTTAAATGTGGGTTCTGACATTTTTTTAAAAAGAAGTTTCCGGCGAAATATGTTTAATGATGTAAACTTGAGTTAAGAAATGCGTAATATAATTATAAAATAAAACGTAACATATTTTTAATAAATTAAATATATTACAAGTAGATTACAATAAAAAAGCTTATTTGTAAGAAAAAAGTAATTTAATTTGTTAAAAATTCATAAAAAAGCTCTTTTTTTTAGCTTATTTTTAAATTTTAGTTGACATTTATGGTAAACATACTTATAATTAACTCGTAACAAAAACGTAACAATTATTAATGGGGGTAATTATGATATTACATAAAATAAGCGCATCTTTAATTATTGGTTCGGTTTTAACACTCGGATTTTCATTTAACGCATTTGCCGCGGTTAAAGGAACTATTAAAGGAAGCGATATAAATGTCAGATCAGATAAAAGTACATCTTCAGAAAAAATTGATGTTTTGAATAACGGCGATAATATTGAAATACTTGCAAAAGACGGAGACTGGTATAAAATTTCATTCGATAATGTAAACGGCGCTTACGTTTCTTCTGAATTTGTTAACATTACGGAAGCCCAAGGGCAGGTTAATGACAACGACGTTAATGTAAGAAGCAAAGCTTCGACATCTTCAGATACCGTTGCTAAAGTTAATAAGGGCGATACCGTAACGGTAACGGCACAAGACGGAAGCTGGTATCAGATCAGAAGAGGAAACGGCGATACGGCGTATGTAAGCAAATCGTATGTTACAGGAGAATTATTAAGTGAAGTTCCGACTTTTTCAGGCGGAGAAGAAATCGCTTCTCAGACTTACGCTATTGTTACAGGCTCATCTTTGAGGCTTAGAGATTCTGCCTCAACGGACGGCGGGATTATTACGACGCTTTCTTTAGATGAAGTGCTTGATGTTTTAGAGGTTAATGGAGATTGGGTAAAAGTTAAAACAGATGCGGGACAAACAGGATATGTAAGCAGCGAATTTGTTGCGGTGCGTACAGGAGAAAAACCTTCAAGAAGCGCGTCGTCAAAGGGCGATTCGATTGTAGCATATGCAAAACAGTTCCTCGGCACGCCGTATTCATGGGCTGGAACGAACCTTAATTCAGGCGTTGACTGCTCGGGATTTGTTTACGCCGTTATGAAAAATTTTGGGATAAGCCTTAACAGAAGCTCGGCTTCTATGGCTTCAAACGGCGTTTATGTTGACAGGGCCAACCTTCAGGCAGGAGATCTTGTATTTTTTGATACAACAAACGCTACAAACCAAGGATACATTTCGCATGTCGGAATCTATATGGGCGATGGAAATATAATACATTCTTCAAGCGGAAAACAGTGGGGCGTTACAATAAACAGCCTTTCAGAGCCTTACTATAACACTAAATATGTTACTGCAAGAAGGGTGTTAAGATAATAAGTTTAAATATTACGGCACATGGGTTAAAATCCTATGTGCTTTTTATTTATTATATTTATCGGCTGTTTTAATTATGACCCGTATTAAAAATATTTTTAAGGTACATAATATTACTGATAAATATTTTCAGGAGGTATAATTTATGGCAGTTGATTTTAAAATGAGTGAAACAAAGACTAACTTAATGAAAGCTTTTGCAGGTGAAAGCCAGGCAAGAAATCGTTATACATTCGGCGCGTCGCAGGCTAAATCACAGAACCTTCATGTTATTGAGGCTATTTTTACATTTACGGCAAATCAGGAAAAAGAACATGCGGAGATTTTTTATAACCATTTAAAAGAAATGGCCGGGGAAACGATCCAAATTGACGGCGGATATCCTGTTGATATATCTGATTCGATTATTCAAATCCTGAGATATGCACAGCATAATGAGTATGAAGAATATGACGATGTTTATAAGAGTTTTGGAGATAAGGCTCTTGAAGAAGGGTTTCCGAAAATTGCAAGTTCATTCCATAAAATTGCCGAAATAGAAAAAGTGCATGGGGACAGATTTGGTAAGTTTGCGGATCTCTTGGAACAGAATAA is a genomic window of Anaerotignum faecicola containing:
- a CDS encoding PBP1A family penicillin-binding protein — encoded protein: MDYSQKANQHKTNNSRKKRRKRKNTVFTLIMRVIVVIVIVGGFALGGAFLGAYMGIIETAPILNADDVIPESYTSIIYDENGNEIDRLHGKENRVYVKLSSIPLYLQEAVISIEDERFYEHNGIDIKGMFRALFVNIKNMEATQGASTITQQLIKNEVLDSEKRLKRKLQEQYLAVNFEKDLEKALGSKKKAKDYILELYLNTIALNHGLNGVQAAAEFYFGKDVSELTLAECASIAGITKNPSRYSPISNPEQNKERQTLVLNKMKELGYITQSEYDQAMAEDIYSKLVGSKKTNENTNALHNYFVDSAIVELADQLAEVKKITTQQAYDMIYSGGLQIYLTINTNMQNIMEESFKKDELFIPSGTSYNVTYNISVMDKATEKQSHYSRETTVSSQEEIDAFVESVKSEILNDSNELVADNVLQSKSLQAAMVVMDYHNGQVKAIVGGREKTGDLVFNRATQALRQPGSCFKVLAAYAPAIDLGLVMPGTLIRDEEYTYNGWSPKNWYSGYRGLCSVREGIKDSLNILAAKTIVMVGVDTAYDYLVNFGFTTLEPGREINGQLYTDKSPAISLGGVTDGVTVLELTGAYSAIANGGVYNKPIFYTKVLDHDGNVIIDNTTPESHRVIKETTAYLLTDMMEDVVSGGGTGGLARFSQVRMPIAGKTGTTNDDKDLMFAGYTPYYCAGIWMGYDNPARMKYDKSYHLLLWRDVMEQIHAGLENKSFVQPNGIVTMNMCSVSGGTPNSLCSNDYFGNPVTTDICASDFANSAAACTVHQEVRICKDSLKPPGDNCPEESIETIVLAVDSDGNVMNNPEEGGIDLSTKCDLEHTGSEENPDGSGNTDGTDTEAPDWLFPPDGNGNHNNNGNSSSENGNSSSNDSNNSSGSSSENTPPSNGNDSHDPLPEENAGLPGLSGLPGVEE
- the larE gene encoding ATP-dependent sacrificial sulfur transferase LarE, with product MGKMKNLEDILNGYKKICIAYSGGTDSDFLLNAAVKALGDNVIAIIANGAQLASKDFDDAVRLAKKAGVMYYTVEADVFKTEEFKHNRKDRCYHCKKNIMGGVLKKAEELGFSVVADGKNLDDAGVYRPGAAAAEELGIVSPLYQAGFTKKDIREEAFRMGLETWDKASNSCLATRFPYDTLLTAENFSMVERAEKLIDDAGIKSGRVRLHGDIARIEMPREYFEAFMKDAVLIKKIKDIGFKYITLDLEGFRSGSMD
- a CDS encoding LarC family nickel insertion protein; the encoded protein is MDFKTRDVINVLETNIDDCTGETLGYVMDRLFKAGARDVFYTPIYMKKNRPAYKLTVLCTDDMTEEAENIIFSETTSIGLRKRKEERVCLKREIKEIETKYGKLKVKSVLSPIGEKIYPEFESAKELAEKNHTALNEIYKEIK
- the yunB gene encoding sporulation protein YunB; translation: MEAYLKKHYVSSRKKRIFLFKTAAAVFVLINIFLAAERKIMPAVIEISMVEAKQIAAGVIDRCVSGSIEGRELNTGDFFSDNGESFSANTVLINELCADVSESINNEMAEMEKRKVYIPLGSALGIDYFANTGPEIGFYIKQMGKADVDYETEFLTAGINQVNFRVYISVKLDIKTVNPLGSGTVETTRKIVLIDTVKAGKVPNNYINMGK
- a CDS encoding rubrerythrin family protein translates to MAVDFKMSETKTNLMKAFAGESQARNRYTFGASQAKSQNLHVIEAIFTFTANQEKEHAEIFYNHLKEMAGETIQIDGGYPVDISDSIIQILRYAQHNEYEEYDDVYKSFGDKALEEGFPKIASSFHKIAEIEKVHGDRFGKFADLLEQNKLFVSDVECAWMCLNCGYIYKGKEVPTKCPVCEHDKGFFIRLELAPYECGENK
- a CDS encoding SH3 domain-containing protein translates to MILHKISASLIIGSVLTLGFSFNAFAAVKGTIKGSDINVRSDKSTSSEKIDVLNNGDNIEILAKDGDWYKISFDNVNGAYVSSEFVNITEAQGQVNDNDVNVRSKASTSSDTVAKVNKGDTVTVTAQDGSWYQIRRGNGDTAYVSKSYVTGELLSEVPTFSGGEEIASQTYAIVTGSSLRLRDSASTDGGIITTLSLDEVLDVLEVNGDWVKVKTDAGQTGYVSSEFVAVRTGEKPSRSASSKGDSIVAYAKQFLGTPYSWAGTNLNSGVDCSGFVYAVMKNFGISLNRSSASMASNGVYVDRANLQAGDLVFFDTTNATNQGYISHVGIYMGDGNIIHSSSGKQWGVTINSLSEPYYNTKYVTARRVLR
- the larB gene encoding nickel pincer cofactor biosynthesis protein LarB, which produces MDVRTVLNSLKEGKISVEEAEKHLKFKPFEDLGYAVIDHQRALRNGCPEVIYCAGKTIEQIKGIVENMLRAGTKNILGTRATEEMYLGVKEICPDAVYHKDARIILIEREPVEKTGGKILVATGGTSDIPVAEEAALTAEYLGNNVERVYDVGVAGLHRLLAKLDKIAEADVIIAVAGMEGALASVIGGLTDKPVIAVPTSVGYGANFNGLSSLLCMLNSCANGVVVVNIDNGFGAGYTANSINKLGARK
- a CDS encoding molecular chaperone Hsp90 codes for the protein MDKRALDFIVEKSHELINSPTCCKEAKYAAQSWLDSLGTANEAAETRKFIEELEADIMPIDNLIGFAGSEEGSKYFGTETAENIVIHAKQIKSNGAVYCDCPACAAAEAILSKKNIIL
- a CDS encoding LarC family nickel insertion protein yields the protein MGKILYFDCFAGISGDMTLGALLDLGIDKEAFLEEIKKINVDGFKIELGRAEKNGIGAVDVDVVIEGDEGGHHHHDHGHAHEHCHGHEHGHKHCHSHEDGHEAIHHHEEWCGHEHKHNHDHDHHHGHVHRNLFDVNKIIDESSISDKAKELAKKIFMRVAEAEAKVHGKSLEEVHFHEVGALDSIVDIIGTAILIDMINPDEIYASVVNDGYGFIECQHGQIPVPVPATAEIFSSSNVVSRQIDIDTELVTPTGAAIIAELAESYGPAPVMNTLKTGYGAGKKNIKIPNVLRVMLGERHEG